One Labrus mixtus chromosome 12, fLabMix1.1, whole genome shotgun sequence DNA segment encodes these proteins:
- the LOC132985397 gene encoding ribosome biogenesis protein NSA2 homolog gives MPQNEHIELHRKRHGYRLDHHEKKRKKESREVHERSHKARKLVGLKAKLYHKQRHSEKVQMKKTIKMHEQRKTKQKDDDKTPEGAVPAYLLDREGQSRAKVLSNMIKEKAGKWEVPLPKVRAQGETEVLKVIKTGKRQKKAWKRMVTKVCFVGDGFSRKPPKYECFIRPMGLRFKKAHVTHPKLKATFCLPILGVKKNPSSPLYTSLGVITKGTVVEVNISELGLVTQGGKVIWGNAVM, from the coding sequence ATGCCTCAGAACGAGCACATTGAGTTACACCGCAAGCGGCATGGCTACCGTCTGGACCaccatgaaaagaaaaggaagaaggagagCCGTGAGGTTCATGAGCGCTCGCACAAAGCCAGGAAGCTGGTTGGTCTGAAGGCCAAACTCTaccacaaacagagacactcagagaagGTCCAGATGAAGAAGACCATCAAAATGCATGAACAGAGAAAGACCAAGCAGAAGGACGATGATAAGACCCCAGAGGGAGCGGTGCCAGCCTACCTGTtggacagagagggacagtcTCGCGCTAAGGTCCTCTCCAACATGATCAAAGAGAAAGCTGGCAAATGGGAGGTCCCGCTGCCGAAGGTGCGAGCACAGGGAGAGACCGAAGTGCTTAAAGTCATCAAAACtggaaagagacagaagaaggcGTGGAAGAGAATGGTCAccaaagtttgttttgttggcGACGGCTTCAGTCGTAAACCTCCAAAATACGAGTGTTTCATCAGACCCATGGGTTTACGTTTTAAGAAAGCTCACGTCACACATCCCAAGCTGAAAGCCACATTCTGCCTCCCCATCCTCGGGGTGAAGAAgaacccctcctctcctctctacaCGTCTCTGGGAGTCATCACCAAAGGAACAGTGGTCGAGGTCAATATCAGCGAGCTGGGCTTAGTCACACAAGGAGGAAAAGTCATCTGGGGTAATGCTGTAATGTGA